The Halomicronema hongdechloris C2206 genome includes a window with the following:
- a CDS encoding MOSC domain-containing protein → MAYLARIALYPIKSLDGITVSQTTVLPSGALRCDRTYALFDQQGRFINGKRNARVHHLRSAFSNDIQTLTLTRQDTQAQVTFHLEQQRPELEAWLSDYFQQPVHLGHNPDQGFPDDTESPGPTVISTATLETVASWYPELTLEEVRRRFRTNLEIAGVPAFWEDQLYGPQGTQVSFQIGTLQLQGVNPCQRCVVPVRDTLTGAATPAFQQTFMGQRRATLPDWADRSRFNHFYRLAVNTRASRGQGETAINVGDPVYLSSAPSDS, encoded by the coding sequence ATGGCCTATTTAGCTCGTATTGCTCTATATCCCATTAAGTCCCTCGATGGCATAACGGTATCCCAAACAACGGTGTTGCCCAGCGGGGCCTTAAGGTGCGATCGCACCTATGCCCTCTTCGACCAGCAAGGTCGCTTCATCAATGGCAAGCGCAACGCCCGCGTCCACCACCTACGCAGTGCCTTTAGCAATGACATCCAGACCCTCACCCTGACCCGGCAGGACACTCAGGCTCAGGTCACCTTCCACCTAGAGCAGCAGCGGCCTGAGCTAGAAGCCTGGCTCAGTGACTATTTCCAGCAACCCGTGCACCTGGGCCACAACCCCGACCAAGGCTTCCCCGACGACACCGAGTCCCCTGGTCCCACGGTAATCAGCACTGCCACGTTAGAAACCGTCGCCAGCTGGTATCCGGAACTGACCCTAGAGGAAGTGCGGCGACGATTCCGCACCAACCTGGAAATTGCCGGAGTCCCCGCCTTCTGGGAAGACCAGCTGTACGGACCCCAGGGAACCCAAGTCTCCTTCCAGATTGGTACCTTGCAACTCCAAGGGGTGAACCCCTGCCAACGCTGCGTAGTCCCCGTCCGCGATACACTCACCGGGGCCGCCACTCCCGCCTTTCAGCAGACCTTCATGGGCCAGCGCCGCGCCACCTTGCCGGATTGGGCCGACCGCTCCAGGTTTAACCATTTCTATCGATTGGCTGTCAACACCCGTGCCTCCAGAGGGCAAGGAGAAACAGCCATCAACGTCGGCGATCCGGTGTATCTCTCCTCCGCGCCATCAGACTCCTAG
- a CDS encoding type 1 glutamine amidotransferase domain-containing protein: MNILMVLTSHSAMGDSGKLTGLWLEEFVSPYYSFLDNGAAITLASPAGGHPPIDPRSTEPDSQTDATRRFQQDAAAQAKLAHTSPLPAISADDFDALFFPGGHGPMWDLASSEAVARLVEAFWNQGKVIGAVCHGPAALVQAKDSQGNSILNGRSLTAFTNAEEAAVQLDHLVPFALESRLVDLGGRFSQAEPFQPHVVTDGNLITGQNPPSSEQTAEAVLAALNRVPA, from the coding sequence ATGAATATCTTGATGGTCTTAACCTCCCACAGTGCCATGGGAGATAGCGGTAAGCTGACTGGCCTATGGCTAGAAGAATTTGTCTCCCCTTACTACAGCTTCCTGGACAATGGGGCTGCCATCACTCTCGCCTCCCCCGCTGGCGGCCATCCCCCCATTGATCCCCGTAGCACCGAGCCCGATTCTCAAACCGACGCCACCCGACGCTTTCAACAAGATGCCGCGGCCCAGGCCAAACTGGCCCATACCTCGCCCCTGCCAGCCATCAGCGCTGACGACTTCGATGCTCTCTTCTTCCCCGGTGGCCACGGCCCCATGTGGGATCTGGCCAGTAGCGAGGCCGTCGCCCGCCTGGTGGAAGCCTTCTGGAACCAGGGTAAAGTGATTGGGGCCGTTTGCCATGGCCCAGCTGCCCTGGTGCAGGCCAAGGATTCTCAAGGAAACTCCATTCTCAATGGTCGCTCCCTGACAGCCTTTACCAATGCCGAAGAGGCAGCAGTGCAGCTCGATCACCTGGTGCCCTTCGCCCTCGAATCTCGCCTGGTAGACTTAGGCGGCCGCTTCAGTCAGGCCGAGCCCTTCCAGCCCCATGTGGTCACCGATGGGAATTTAATCACTGGGCAAAATCCACCCTCATCGGAGCAAACCGCTGAGGCCGTCTTAGCCGCCCTCAATCGGGTACCGGCATGA
- a CDS encoding SDR family oxidoreductase, with protein sequence MRAAILGTGYVGQAVARHWQGLGLQVTATTTRSERVGALQAVADRVQVVRGDDEAGLRQLLVDHDLLLVSVGRGRGASYEETYLRTAQTLARVLPDIPSLSQLLFTSTCSVYGNHQGQWVREDTPPQPATANAKIMIETEQVLLERNRPDLKVCILRLGGIYGPERDLARIFQRSAGSTRPGTGNSPSNWIHLDDIVGAIDFVRQHQLQGLYNLVQDEIPTIRALIDRVCHRHGLPAVTWDPSQPSSRSYNARIANQKIKAAGYALRHPSFDQLKD encoded by the coding sequence ATGAGAGCGGCAATTCTCGGCACCGGTTATGTGGGTCAAGCCGTCGCCCGCCATTGGCAAGGCCTGGGCCTGCAGGTGACGGCCACCACTACCCGCTCAGAACGGGTAGGGGCACTGCAGGCCGTGGCTGACCGCGTCCAGGTGGTGCGCGGGGACGACGAGGCGGGCCTACGGCAGTTACTGGTCGATCACGACCTGCTCCTAGTCTCTGTGGGTAGAGGCCGGGGAGCTAGTTACGAAGAGACCTACCTGCGTACCGCCCAAACCCTGGCACGAGTGCTGCCAGACATCCCCAGCCTGAGTCAGCTCCTGTTTACCAGCACCTGCTCTGTCTACGGTAATCACCAGGGCCAATGGGTCAGAGAAGATACGCCGCCGCAGCCCGCCACGGCCAACGCCAAGATCATGATCGAGACGGAGCAAGTGCTGCTGGAGAGGAACCGACCTGACCTGAAGGTGTGTATCTTGCGGCTGGGGGGCATCTATGGTCCCGAACGCGACCTGGCCCGCATCTTTCAACGGTCTGCCGGCAGCACCCGGCCTGGCACGGGGAACTCTCCCAGTAATTGGATTCACTTAGACGACATCGTCGGGGCCATTGACTTTGTCCGTCAGCATCAATTGCAGGGGCTCTACAACCTGGTTCAGGATGAGATTCCCACGATTCGGGCCTTGATCGATCGGGTCTGCCATCGCCATGGCTTACCGGCGGTCACCTGGGATCCCTCCCAACCCAGTAGTCGCAGCTACAACGCCCGTATCGCCAACCAAAAAATCAAGGCCGCTGGGTATGCGTTGCGCCATCCCAGCTTTGACCAACTCAAGGACTGA
- a CDS encoding SixA phosphatase family protein, which translates to MASKQLLLFRHGKSDWDADFSTDHERPVSKRGRQAAQLMGRVLARSQYSPDAVITSSAVRARTTVELAAEAGQWSCPIRVSAALYEATPDQVLAEIRQAPQTSQTLLLAGHEPTWSALAAALIGGGQLRVPTAALLCIDCQVADWQTVDRGVGQLLWLLPPKFFSKGDFKDLHPPGH; encoded by the coding sequence ATGGCTAGTAAGCAATTACTCTTGTTTCGCCACGGCAAGTCAGATTGGGACGCTGACTTCAGCACAGACCACGAACGGCCTGTCTCGAAACGGGGGCGACAAGCGGCCCAACTCATGGGGCGAGTATTGGCTCGGTCCCAGTATTCTCCCGACGCCGTCATTACCTCATCAGCAGTGCGGGCGCGAACGACAGTGGAGTTAGCGGCGGAAGCGGGTCAGTGGTCCTGCCCAATACGGGTGAGTGCTGCCCTCTACGAGGCAACACCAGATCAAGTGCTGGCAGAGATTCGGCAAGCGCCCCAGACCAGCCAAACCTTGCTGTTGGCTGGGCACGAGCCCACTTGGTCGGCATTGGCGGCAGCCCTGATTGGCGGCGGCCAGTTGCGGGTACCTACTGCTGCCCTCCTCTGCATTGACTGTCAAGTAGCGGATTGGCAGACAGTAGATAGGGGCGTAGGGCAATTGCTCTGGTTGCTGCCGCCGAAGTTCTTCAGCAAAGGAGACTTCAAGGACCTGCATCCCCCTGGGCATTGA
- a CDS encoding class I SAM-dependent methyltransferase, producing MDPASLHTRNPLGRFSDRAEDYARYRPGYPEDAIASILAGLGDPSRLQIADIGAGTGISSRLLAATGATVIAVEPNQAMAAAAEPHPRVRFRQGQAEATGLDHDAVGLVTCCQSFHWCEPMPALDEFSRILQPGGRLALMWNDWELSDPLTAAYRQLVQIAADREFINHYYRHGLEALRRHPRFAPVRHLSMTYPQPLTLAALIGRSLSASYMPKQGPAYEQFLEDVTALYERWTEAGAALTLVYQTNLYLAELR from the coding sequence ATGGATCCCGCGTCCCTGCATACCCGCAATCCGTTGGGGCGATTCTCAGATCGAGCCGAAGATTATGCCCGCTATCGCCCTGGTTACCCTGAGGATGCGATCGCATCGATCCTGGCAGGCTTAGGCGATCCCAGCCGCTTGCAGATCGCCGATATCGGCGCTGGAACCGGCATTTCCAGCCGGCTGCTGGCCGCTACCGGAGCCACCGTCATCGCCGTCGAACCCAACCAAGCCATGGCCGCCGCTGCCGAGCCCCATCCCCGGGTGCGGTTTCGCCAGGGCCAGGCGGAAGCCACCGGCCTAGACCATGACGCCGTCGGCCTGGTCACCTGCTGCCAGTCCTTCCATTGGTGTGAGCCGATGCCGGCGTTAGACGAATTCAGTCGCATTTTGCAGCCGGGAGGTCGCCTAGCCTTGATGTGGAACGATTGGGAATTGTCAGATCCCTTGACGGCCGCCTATCGCCAGCTGGTGCAAATTGCCGCGGACCGAGAGTTCATCAATCACTATTACCGCCATGGGTTGGAGGCCCTGCGCCGGCATCCCCGGTTTGCGCCAGTGCGTCACCTGAGCATGACCTATCCCCAACCCCTGACACTAGCGGCCCTGATCGGTCGCTCCCTCAGCGCCTCCTACATGCCGAAGCAGGGGCCGGCCTATGAACAATTTCTAGAGGATGTGACGGCCCTCTATGAACGCTGGACTGAGGCAGGGGCAGCTCTGACGTTGGTCTATCAGACCAATCTCTATCTAGCAGAGCTACGCTGA
- a CDS encoding pyridoxal phosphate-dependent aminotransferase has translation MPHCLPTIAYEVTAMIPFAARMDRLGTESAFEYMAKAKQLEAQGKEIIHLEIGQPDFATADFICKAAYEAMQAGYTGYGPAAGLPELRAAIAEYIGATRRLSVAPEQVVVMPGAKPIIFFTLLALVEPGDEVIYPDPGFPIYESVINFVGAKAVPLPLRESVQFRCQPEELRARVSERTKLLILNSPHNPTGGVLMPQDLDAIATLARQYDLYVLADEIYSRILYDPPHHSIASLPGMQERTILLDGFSKTYAMTGWRLGYAVAAPAIIEKLTQLMINSNSCTCSFTQMAGITALQGAQQPVEAMVQAFRQRRDLMVARLNQIPGIQCLTPAGAFYGFANVSQLSLDDRALADYLMTEAGVAVLPGSSFGSYGAGYLRLSYANSLSNIEQALEQLEQAVAQLT, from the coding sequence ATGCCCCATTGTCTGCCGACGATCGCCTATGAGGTAACTGCCATGATTCCCTTTGCCGCCAGAATGGACCGCTTGGGTACCGAATCGGCCTTTGAGTATATGGCCAAGGCCAAACAGCTCGAGGCCCAGGGGAAAGAAATCATCCACCTAGAGATCGGGCAGCCGGATTTTGCCACCGCTGACTTCATCTGCAAGGCGGCCTATGAGGCCATGCAGGCGGGATATACCGGCTATGGACCGGCGGCAGGATTGCCGGAGTTGCGGGCGGCTATCGCCGAGTATATCGGGGCCACCCGGCGCCTCTCGGTTGCTCCAGAGCAGGTGGTGGTGATGCCGGGGGCAAAGCCGATTATCTTCTTCACGCTGCTGGCTCTGGTGGAGCCGGGGGACGAGGTCATCTATCCTGACCCCGGGTTCCCCATCTACGAGTCGGTGATCAACTTCGTCGGGGCCAAGGCGGTGCCCCTACCCCTGCGAGAGTCAGTGCAGTTTCGCTGTCAACCTGAAGAATTACGGGCGCGGGTGTCGGAGCGCACCAAGCTATTGATTCTCAATTCCCCCCACAACCCTACCGGCGGCGTGCTAATGCCCCAGGACCTCGATGCGATCGCAACCCTGGCCCGGCAATACGACCTCTACGTACTGGCCGACGAAATCTACTCCCGCATTCTTTACGATCCGCCCCATCACAGCATTGCCAGCCTACCTGGCATGCAGGAACGCACCATTCTATTGGATGGCTTCTCGAAAACCTACGCCATGACCGGCTGGCGCCTCGGATACGCCGTGGCCGCCCCTGCCATCATCGAGAAACTGACCCAGCTGATGATCAACTCCAATTCCTGCACCTGCTCCTTTACCCAGATGGCCGGCATCACGGCTTTACAGGGAGCCCAACAGCCGGTTGAGGCCATGGTGCAAGCCTTCCGCCAACGCCGGGACCTGATGGTGGCCCGATTGAACCAGATCCCAGGGATACAATGCCTCACCCCCGCTGGTGCCTTCTATGGCTTCGCCAATGTCTCCCAGCTGTCCCTAGATGATCGGGCCTTAGCCGACTACCTGATGACCGAGGCCGGCGTGGCCGTCTTACCAGGGTCCTCCTTTGGATCCTATGGTGCGGGTTACTTGCGCCTGTCCTATGCCAATTCCCTCAGCAACATTGAGCAGGCTCTGGAGCAGCTGGAGCAGGCGGTGGCGCAACTGACCTAA
- a CDS encoding DUF2293 domain-containing protein, protein MGHELKVFITSSEATCSECGDELGRRAWIQLVADKGALCLDCADLAHLVFLPAGNPALTRRAKKHSPLVAVVLQWSRSRKRYERQGLLVTADALELAEQQCLDDADARERQRQRAAARRAELDERFLAAFADKIRQLYPACPKGRELLVANHACQKYSQRVGRTQAARDLENAAIHLAVKAHVRHAETPYDQLLGRGLDRVEARAAVDDAIAATLDLWQTGA, encoded by the coding sequence GTGGGTCATGAACTGAAAGTCTTCATCACCTCATCTGAGGCCACATGTTCAGAGTGTGGCGATGAGCTGGGGCGACGGGCTTGGATCCAGCTGGTTGCAGACAAAGGAGCACTTTGCCTCGACTGTGCGGACCTGGCCCACTTGGTCTTTCTCCCAGCCGGAAACCCGGCCCTCACCAGACGCGCCAAGAAGCACTCGCCCCTGGTCGCGGTGGTGCTGCAATGGAGCCGCTCACGTAAACGCTACGAACGCCAGGGACTGCTGGTGACTGCTGACGCCCTCGAATTGGCTGAACAACAGTGCCTGGATGATGCAGACGCGAGGGAGCGCCAGCGCCAGAGAGCGGCGGCGAGACGTGCAGAGCTAGACGAGAGATTCCTGGCCGCTTTCGCCGACAAGATCAGACAGCTATACCCTGCGTGTCCAAAAGGGCGAGAACTGCTCGTTGCCAATCATGCCTGCCAGAAATACAGTCAGCGAGTAGGTAGGACCCAAGCCGCTCGCGATCTTGAGAATGCAGCCATACATCTGGCGGTCAAAGCCCACGTCCGCCATGCTGAGACCCCATACGACCAATTGCTCGGGCGTGGCCTTGACCGAGTAGAGGCAAGGGCCGCAGTTGACGATGCTATCGCTGCCACCTTAGACCTCTGGCAGACAGGCGCCTGA
- a CDS encoding trehalase family glycosidase — protein sequence MTAERPTSDQVTAIRTYIRDTWQTLSRSLAHVLEAAKDAKIDHVPGQPWPLYISNRQEQVAVEAALQAVLSPQEYAQIQIRVLPAEADEIVDHGLLYLPHDYVVPGGRFNEMYGWDSYFILLGLLRDGQVAMAQSMVDQFIYQIEHYGAVLNANRTYMLSRSQPPVLTLMVLKLFEYTCDRTWLQSVLPAIEKYYFYWTVPPHLNPATGLSHYNALGHGPAPEVLASERDEAGRTHYDRVREYFKHIPVEDYDLSLYYDADQDCLTELFYQGDRSMRESGFDISDRFGPFSADIIHYAPVCLNGLLYQMERDIALIHQTLEQPASVPIWIDRAKQRHRLIDDYLWDDDIGLYCDYNFRTGRRRHYEFATAFIPLWAGIAAPQQAQRLVDNLWKFEAPGGLLTSTHVSGNQWDAPFGWAPLQLFAVYGLYRYGYCQEAERLAIKFVNLVIQEFEKSGTIVEKYDVERCSADVSGEILFGYSSNEIGFGWTNGVILELLALLDL from the coding sequence GTGACGGCTGAACGCCCTACTTCTGATCAAGTCACCGCCATCCGCACCTATATCCGTGATACTTGGCAGACCCTGTCCCGGTCTCTAGCCCATGTGCTGGAAGCCGCTAAGGATGCCAAGATTGACCATGTGCCGGGTCAGCCCTGGCCCCTTTATATCTCCAATCGACAGGAGCAGGTGGCCGTGGAGGCGGCGCTGCAAGCGGTGCTCTCACCGCAGGAGTATGCCCAGATTCAGATCCGGGTGCTGCCGGCGGAGGCGGACGAGATCGTCGACCATGGCTTACTCTACCTGCCCCACGATTATGTGGTGCCGGGCGGGCGTTTCAATGAGATGTATGGCTGGGACAGCTATTTCATTCTGTTGGGGTTGCTGCGGGATGGCCAGGTGGCCATGGCCCAAAGCATGGTGGATCAGTTTATTTACCAGATTGAGCACTATGGGGCGGTGCTCAATGCCAATCGCACCTATATGCTCAGCCGCTCCCAGCCGCCGGTACTCACCCTGATGGTGCTGAAGCTGTTTGAGTATACCTGCGATCGCACCTGGCTGCAGTCAGTATTACCCGCCATCGAGAAATACTACTTTTATTGGACCGTTCCTCCCCACCTCAACCCAGCCACCGGCCTCTCCCACTACAATGCCCTGGGCCACGGTCCTGCCCCGGAGGTGCTGGCCTCAGAGCGAGATGAAGCCGGTCGCACCCACTACGACCGGGTACGGGAGTATTTCAAACACATCCCCGTCGAAGACTATGACCTCAGCCTCTACTACGATGCCGACCAGGACTGCCTGACCGAACTCTTCTACCAGGGAGACCGCTCCATGCGAGAGTCTGGCTTCGACATCAGCGATCGCTTCGGTCCCTTCAGCGCCGACATCATTCACTATGCTCCCGTGTGTTTAAATGGCTTGCTATACCAGATGGAGCGCGATATTGCCCTGATCCATCAGACCCTAGAGCAGCCCGCCTCGGTCCCCATTTGGATAGATCGGGCCAAACAGCGCCATCGCCTCATCGACGACTATCTCTGGGACGATGACATTGGCCTCTATTGCGACTACAATTTCCGCACCGGGCGACGGCGCCACTATGAATTCGCCACCGCCTTTATTCCCCTCTGGGCAGGCATTGCTGCTCCCCAGCAGGCTCAACGATTGGTAGACAACCTGTGGAAATTCGAGGCCCCAGGGGGACTCCTCACCAGCACCCACGTCTCCGGCAATCAGTGGGATGCCCCCTTTGGCTGGGCTCCCTTGCAGCTCTTTGCCGTTTATGGCCTGTACCGCTACGGCTATTGCCAAGAGGCCGAGCGGCTGGCGATCAAGTTTGTCAATCTCGTGATTCAGGAGTTCGAAAAGAGCGGCACCATCGTCGAAAAATACGACGTCGAGCGCTGCTCCGCCGATGTGTCTGGGGAAATCTTGTTTGGCTACAGTTCCAATGAAATTGGCTTTGGCTGGACCAATGGTGTCATTCTGGAGTTACTCGCCCTCTTAGACCTATGA
- the treY gene encoding malto-oligosyltrehalose synthase, which produces MRIPIATYRLQMRPEFGFSDAQHILSYLAELGISDIYASPIFKARQGSGHGYDIVDPNQLNPELGSEDDFTALMDTLHDLAMGWVQDIVPNHMAYDSQNPFLMDILEHGPDSEYADYFDIEWEHPYDDFKGKLLTPMLGDFYGKCLENGEIQLDYSAAGLHINYYHLRIPLRIESYARFLTHDLGRLSRSLGRSSSDFMKLLGILYIVKNISAETTGRERKDQVEFVKDLLWELYSSNDDVKAFIDHNLKLFNGKVGRPESFELLDGLLSEQFFRLAFWKVGAEELNYRRFFTINELICVRVEDHRVFQKTHHLISQLVQSEHFTGLRIDHLDGLYDPTQYLRRLREKLDDIFLVVEKILELNEELPNWWPIQGTSGYDFLNQVNSLFCCQAHESAFNDIYRQVSGVTDRYADMVIAKKRLIAETNLVGDVDNLAHLLKRIAGQYRYGRDFTLSGLKKSILEVLVQFPIYCTYVNRNGISQRDQHYIETAIAQAKQRIPQLVNELTLIEKLLLLNFEDFLSDDEKNQWLHFVMRFQQFSGPLMAKGIEDTLFYVYNRLISLNEVGGHPDHFGIAIDDFHHFNQKTLAHWPHALNATATHDTKRSEDMRARLNVLSEIPQEWAQQVHHWQQLNQPHKQTTAKRVIPDANDEYFLYQTLVGIYPFQQIPYSNGKDDHFGTDHGTFLERITQYVVKAVREAKVYTAWLRADTEYEAGFIRFVQAILDPSPDNEFFRAFRPFQEKVAAYGLYNSLSQTLLKIASPGVPDFYQGTELWDLSLVDPDNRRPVDYDERLSFLQEIKRRCQTGMTSLLSDLKATRYDGRLKLFLIIRALAARQQYLEVFQTGDYYPLVVNGQFADHVIAFARHAGNTTAIAIAPRFLTSLITPDQEPLGNAVWADTHVSIPSALRGPWQDALTDLEILDQSQISIGKILQTFPVALLISRDDR; this is translated from the coding sequence ATGCGTATTCCCATCGCCACCTATCGACTCCAAATGCGGCCTGAGTTTGGCTTTAGCGATGCTCAGCATATCCTGTCGTATCTGGCTGAACTGGGCATTTCCGATATCTATGCGTCCCCCATTTTCAAAGCTCGCCAGGGGAGCGGCCACGGTTACGACATCGTCGATCCCAATCAGCTCAATCCAGAACTGGGCAGCGAAGACGACTTCACGGCCCTGATGGACACCCTGCACGACCTGGCCATGGGCTGGGTGCAGGACATCGTCCCCAATCACATGGCCTATGACAGCCAGAATCCCTTTCTGATGGATATTCTGGAGCATGGCCCCGACTCCGAATATGCCGACTACTTCGACATCGAATGGGAACATCCCTACGACGACTTCAAAGGCAAGTTGCTCACCCCGATGCTGGGGGACTTCTACGGTAAATGCCTAGAAAACGGCGAAATTCAGCTTGACTACAGCGCTGCTGGTCTCCACATCAACTACTACCATCTGCGCATTCCCCTGCGGATAGAATCCTACGCCCGTTTCCTCACTCACGATCTGGGGCGTCTCTCCCGCAGCCTCGGTCGCAGCAGCTCTGATTTCATGAAGCTGCTAGGGATTCTCTACATCGTCAAGAATATCTCCGCTGAAACCACCGGCCGGGAACGCAAAGACCAGGTCGAATTCGTCAAAGACCTGCTGTGGGAACTCTACAGCAGCAATGACGACGTCAAAGCCTTCATCGACCACAACCTCAAGCTGTTCAATGGCAAAGTCGGTCGCCCCGAGAGCTTCGAACTGCTCGATGGTTTGCTCTCTGAACAATTTTTCCGGTTAGCCTTTTGGAAAGTGGGAGCGGAAGAACTCAATTACCGCCGCTTCTTCACCATCAATGAGTTAATCTGCGTTCGGGTCGAAGATCATCGCGTCTTCCAGAAAACCCATCACCTGATTAGCCAACTGGTGCAGTCAGAGCATTTCACTGGCCTCCGCATCGACCACCTGGATGGCCTCTATGATCCCACCCAATATCTGCGGCGCCTGCGGGAGAAACTCGACGATATTTTCCTGGTCGTGGAAAAGATTCTCGAGCTGAATGAAGAGCTGCCCAATTGGTGGCCGATCCAGGGCACCTCTGGCTATGACTTCTTGAACCAAGTCAATAGTCTGTTTTGTTGTCAGGCCCATGAATCGGCCTTCAACGACATCTATCGTCAGGTCAGTGGCGTCACCGACCGCTATGCCGACATGGTGATCGCCAAAAAGCGCCTGATCGCCGAAACCAATCTAGTCGGGGATGTGGACAACCTGGCTCACCTGCTGAAGCGCATCGCCGGCCAGTACCGCTATGGCCGCGACTTTACCCTCAGTGGCCTCAAAAAGAGCATCTTAGAGGTGCTGGTGCAGTTTCCTATCTACTGCACCTATGTCAATCGCAATGGCATCAGTCAGCGGGATCAACACTATATCGAAACGGCCATCGCCCAGGCCAAGCAACGCATACCTCAACTGGTGAACGAACTCACCCTGATTGAAAAACTACTGCTGCTGAATTTCGAAGATTTTCTGTCTGACGACGAAAAAAATCAGTGGCTGCACTTTGTCATGCGCTTCCAGCAATTTTCTGGCCCCCTGATGGCCAAGGGCATTGAAGATACCCTGTTCTACGTCTACAACCGGCTGATTTCCCTGAATGAAGTGGGGGGCCATCCCGACCACTTTGGCATCGCCATCGACGACTTCCACCACTTCAATCAAAAGACCCTAGCCCATTGGCCCCATGCCCTCAACGCCACCGCCACCCACGACACCAAACGCAGCGAAGACATGCGGGCCCGCCTCAATGTGCTCTCGGAAATTCCCCAGGAATGGGCGCAGCAGGTGCACCACTGGCAGCAGCTGAACCAGCCCCATAAGCAAACGACTGCTAAACGGGTGATTCCCGATGCCAACGATGAATATTTTCTCTATCAGACCCTGGTGGGCATCTATCCCTTTCAACAGATTCCCTACAGCAATGGTAAAGACGATCATTTCGGCACCGACCATGGCACCTTCCTAGAGCGCATTACCCAGTATGTGGTGAAGGCCGTGCGGGAAGCTAAGGTCTACACCGCCTGGCTACGGGCGGATACCGAATACGAGGCCGGATTTATCCGGTTCGTGCAGGCGATTCTCGATCCCAGCCCAGACAATGAGTTCTTCCGGGCATTTCGTCCGTTTCAGGAAAAGGTGGCCGCCTACGGCCTCTACAACTCCCTGTCCCAGACGCTACTGAAGATTGCTTCCCCGGGGGTGCCTGACTTCTACCAGGGCACTGAACTGTGGGATTTGAGTCTGGTCGATCCCGACAACCGCCGCCCGGTAGACTACGACGAGCGTCTATCCTTTCTGCAGGAGATTAAACGTCGCTGCCAAACCGGCATGACTAGCCTGCTGTCTGACCTGAAGGCCACTCGTTATGACGGTCGCCTGAAGCTGTTTTTGATTATCCGGGCCTTGGCGGCGCGGCAGCAGTATCTAGAGGTGTTTCAAACCGGTGACTATTATCCCTTAGTGGTCAATGGTCAGTTTGCCGACCATGTGATTGCCTTCGCCCGCCATGCCGGCAATACCACCGCCATTGCCATTGCTCCCCGCTTCTTGACCAGCTTGATTACTCCGGATCAAGAACCGCTGGGCAATGCCGTCTGGGCCGATACCCATGTGAGCATTCCCAGTGCTCTGCGGGGGCCCTGGCAGGATGCCCTCACCGATCTTGAAATCTTAGACCAGTCCCAAATCTCTATCGGCAAGATTCTACAAACCTTTCCCGTGGCCCTACTCATTAGCCGTGATGATCGATAA